The following proteins are co-located in the Candidatus Methanoperedens sp. genome:
- a CDS encoding amidase, whose product MKKILICGLLVIFVLISGCTSTTTVTPASSTPGPTTPAQTSTEQQVNIKDFNFVPDTAEVPIGTTVTWVNDDSAPHTVTSVSGLFDSGSIGAGKTYSYKFNQAGTFEYSCTNHPSMPRGKVIVRG is encoded by the coding sequence ATGAAAAAGATATTGATTTGTGGATTGTTAGTGATATTTGTATTAATAAGCGGATGTACTTCAACGACTACGGTAACACCCGCATCGTCAACACCCGGACCAACAACTCCGGCTCAGACATCCACCGAACAACAGGTAAATATTAAAGACTTTAATTTCGTTCCCGATACTGCAGAAGTCCCAATAGGAACAACTGTAACCTGGGTGAATGATGATAGTGCTCCACACACAGTAACTTCAGTATCAGGCTTATTCGATTCAGGAAGTATCGGTGCAGGTAAAACATACAGTTATAAATTTAATCAAGCTGGAACTTTTGAATATAGCTGTACAAACCATCCAAGCATGCCTCGCGGAAAAGTAATCGTGAGAGGTTAA
- a CDS encoding VWA domain-containing protein, protein MDNETKKEAMIITNSSIEYKAILESLEIPTKKLSKTSKITPEIEILNEIRNHFNIPNELYTRDEIETYLVENIKLDDFFGFLATLVQPFVKMLMEIYTFLNFQKNSVGIAKSVIQLRIGSDVTFPIDLSHMPKEWQKIITNIDINIWDIDLLLSIQKELEYSYIIVFCDGISDGTKKCKPDCLKQCKEKCQKITKYLENIIKIDTRIRKNLEAKNDSIDQLYQIKNNDERATKHNHPLPVELKSAIEKFIDIHKKKSTYLGKALSDCLLGQNSKRPEQLWTINRLDKILDVLSKCYSSQNAKVEYLKEFLKLPYWRYRNDLYELWILIKACRSFDPYQLTISNLTDDGCWCLPGNGQGNLSNPVLWIDTSICRLSVYTGVKFSNFMFPFEKKVKSGAIPNWLSPFEKKEKSGAMPDWLFCRTICQNESFDFSIFAGEEKKFASKRLVPELIIECKAGASYQLFETLEDTISRRYIPLLRNENGRCFLVNYRPFSVPEDLKRYPVLRKMVERRYSNVTLIDDLSPCSERENEFEKALISFFDRFKGNENSIQDIVFAIDTTGSMHEILINIEKIIIRFIQEIVRIDNKIRIGVIAIGDHDKSKPDPYIIKPYKLSENVNVIIDFIANLERTNGGDAPEAYEDALFFISNLNWSNQANKVVFFIGDSYPHPFSDCPSNIDWEQQVKHLVDKKIKVYGMQTRHSEHSDQFFQYMCSYTNGKCVFIDSYLEDDIFRKFKELASDYTFINSIK, encoded by the coding sequence TTGGATAATGAAACAAAAAAGGAGGCGATGATTATTACCAATTCTTCGATAGAGTACAAAGCAATTCTTGAATCACTTGAGATTCCCACAAAAAAATTATCAAAAACAAGCAAAATAACTCCCGAAATTGAAATTCTCAATGAGATTAGGAATCATTTTAATATTCCAAATGAATTATATACGCGCGATGAAATCGAAACTTACCTTGTTGAAAATATAAAATTAGATGATTTTTTTGGTTTTCTTGCGACATTAGTTCAACCATTTGTAAAAATGCTAATGGAAATATATACTTTCTTGAATTTTCAAAAGAATTCTGTTGGTATTGCAAAATCAGTAATTCAACTAAGAATAGGATCAGACGTCACATTTCCGATTGATTTGTCACATATGCCCAAAGAATGGCAAAAAATAATTACTAATATTGACATAAACATATGGGATATTGATTTATTACTCTCAATTCAGAAGGAGCTAGAATATTCATACATCATTGTTTTTTGTGATGGTATTTCCGATGGAACTAAAAAATGCAAACCAGATTGTTTGAAACAATGTAAAGAAAAATGCCAGAAAATCACTAAATACCTAGAAAATATAATCAAAATAGATACAAGGATAAGGAAAAATCTAGAAGCGAAAAATGATTCTATTGATCAGTTATATCAAATTAAGAATAATGATGAAAGAGCTACCAAACATAATCATCCACTTCCGGTTGAATTAAAGAGTGCAATAGAAAAATTTATTGATATTCACAAAAAAAAATCAACTTATTTGGGTAAAGCTCTTTCTGATTGCCTTCTAGGTCAAAATTCTAAAAGACCTGAGCAGCTTTGGACAATTAATCGTCTAGATAAAATTCTTGATGTATTATCTAAGTGTTATAGTTCTCAAAATGCCAAAGTTGAATACCTCAAGGAATTTCTTAAGCTACCATACTGGCGATATCGTAACGATTTATATGAATTATGGATTCTGATTAAAGCATGTCGCAGCTTCGATCCATATCAATTAACAATTAGCAATCTAACAGATGACGGTTGTTGGTGTCTTCCTGGCAATGGGCAAGGAAACCTTTCTAATCCAGTGCTTTGGATTGACACTTCAATTTGTCGTTTATCTGTATATACTGGGGTCAAGTTTTCTAATTTCATGTTTCCTTTTGAGAAAAAAGTTAAATCTGGTGCCATACCCAATTGGCTATCTCCTTTTGAGAAAAAGGAAAAATCTGGTGCCATGCCCGATTGGCTATTCTGCCGTACTATTTGCCAAAATGAATCTTTTGATTTTAGCATATTTGCTGGGGAAGAGAAAAAATTTGCTTCGAAAAGATTAGTGCCAGAATTGATAATCGAGTGTAAAGCAGGGGCAAGTTATCAATTGTTTGAAACACTTGAAGATACTATTTCACGTCGTTATATACCTCTGCTTCGTAATGAAAATGGAAGATGTTTTCTCGTAAATTATCGTCCATTCTCCGTTCCAGAAGACCTTAAAAGGTATCCAGTGCTAAGAAAAATGGTAGAGCGGCGTTACAGTAATGTGACGTTAATAGATGATCTTAGTCCGTGTAGTGAAAGAGAAAATGAATTTGAGAAGGCACTAATCTCCTTTTTTGATAGATTCAAGGGTAATGAAAATAGTATTCAAGATATCGTTTTTGCAATAGATACTACAGGAAGTATGCATGAAATCCTTATTAATATTGAAAAAATTATTATTAGGTTTATTCAGGAAATTGTAAGAATTGATAACAAGATAAGAATTGGCGTAATCGCTATAGGAGATCATGATAAAAGTAAGCCAGATCCTTATATTATAAAACCGTATAAATTATCAGAAAATGTAAATGTGATAATAGATTTCATAGCTAATTTAGAAAGGACTAATGGTGGAGATGCACCTGAAGCGTATGAAGATGCTTTATTCTTTATCTCAAATTTAAATTGGTCGAATCAAGCAAATAAAGTCGTTTTTTTTATTGGTGACTCCTACCCTCATCCATTTTCAGATTGTCCTAGTAATATTGATTGGGAACAACAAGTGAAGCATCTAGTTGACAAAAAAATCAAAGTTTATGGAATGCAAACTAGACATAGTGAACATAGTGATCAGTTCTTTCAATACATGTGTTCATATACAAATGGAAAATGTGTCTTTATAGATTCTTATTTAGAAGATGATATTTTTAGAAAATTCAAAGAATTAGCTTCTGACTATACATTTATTAACAGTATAAAATAA
- a CDS encoding ribosome biogenesis/translation initiation ATPase RLI: MRLAVLDRDRCQPKMCGLQCIKFCPGVRTGDETIIIGEDEKPVISEELCSGCGICVNRCPFGSIIIIGLPEKLEEATHRYGKNGFALYGLPGPTIGKVTGILGPNGIGKSTAINILSGTLKPNLGRGKIGWEEILEYYAGSALHDYLEGVSQGKVRTSQKPQYVDMIPRKFKGKVSQLLSKTDERGVLKELISKLDISDIIDRKIDELSGGELQRVALAACVARNADFYFIDEISPYLDIYQRIKAAQIIRELAANKAVMVVEHDLAILDLLADVVHVAYGTPGAFGVITHPKGVRIGINEYLKGFLREENVRIRTEAIKFDVHAPQATKEVTSLMKFEQFTNKYDGGFELIARGGEIRKGEVTGIVGPNGIGKSTFVKILAGEIQPTSGKIDMNITVSYKPQYIKAEDPIQVSDYLHSLSKQVDSSYYQTEIARPLQIERLMNQTLDDLSGGELQRVAIAACLSRTADLYLLDEPSAHLDVEQRVQATKVIRRFAENNKVTAMVVDHDIYMIDMLSDRLLVFEGEPMKRGEVHGPFDMREGMNRFLKGIGITFRRDEETKRPRVNKLDSQLDRTQKAEGEYYYSVEK; this comes from the coding sequence ATGAGACTAGCTGTTCTGGACCGTGACAGGTGCCAGCCAAAGATGTGCGGGCTCCAGTGTATTAAGTTCTGCCCGGGGGTAAGGACGGGCGATGAGACAATTATTATTGGCGAGGACGAAAAACCCGTCATATCAGAGGAGTTATGCTCAGGATGCGGAATATGTGTTAACCGCTGCCCATTCGGTTCAATTATAATTATCGGGCTTCCGGAAAAACTGGAAGAAGCTACTCACAGGTACGGCAAGAACGGTTTTGCATTATACGGCCTGCCCGGACCAACGATCGGGAAAGTAACAGGAATCCTTGGACCTAACGGTATAGGAAAAAGTACTGCAATAAACATCCTCTCAGGAACATTGAAGCCAAACCTGGGCCGGGGAAAGATCGGCTGGGAAGAGATCCTGGAATATTATGCTGGTTCTGCACTTCATGATTACCTTGAAGGCGTTTCACAGGGAAAGGTCAGGACATCACAAAAACCGCAATATGTGGACATGATCCCCAGGAAATTCAAGGGAAAAGTATCCCAGTTATTATCAAAAACGGATGAAAGGGGAGTACTTAAGGAACTAATATCCAAACTTGATATTTCCGATATTATAGACCGGAAGATCGATGAGTTAAGCGGCGGTGAACTCCAGAGAGTTGCACTTGCTGCCTGTGTGGCAAGAAATGCGGATTTTTATTTCATTGATGAAATAAGCCCTTATCTTGATATTTACCAGAGGATAAAAGCAGCCCAGATCATAAGGGAACTTGCAGCTAATAAAGCAGTAATGGTCGTGGAACATGACCTTGCAATCCTGGATTTACTTGCCGATGTTGTCCATGTGGCATATGGTACTCCAGGCGCTTTTGGTGTTATAACCCATCCGAAGGGTGTGCGCATAGGGATAAATGAATACCTGAAAGGATTCCTGCGCGAAGAGAATGTACGTATCAGGACCGAAGCAATAAAGTTCGATGTGCATGCGCCCCAGGCAACTAAAGAAGTAACATCACTTATGAAATTCGAACAATTCACCAATAAATATGACGGAGGGTTTGAACTTATAGCCAGAGGCGGTGAAATAAGGAAAGGTGAAGTTACCGGAATAGTAGGACCAAACGGTATCGGTAAGTCAACATTTGTTAAAATCCTTGCAGGTGAGATCCAGCCCACAAGCGGTAAGATAGATATGAATATTACAGTATCTTACAAACCCCAGTATATCAAAGCCGAAGACCCTATTCAGGTATCGGATTACCTGCACTCCCTCAGCAAACAGGTGGATTCAAGTTATTACCAGACTGAGATCGCAAGGCCTCTCCAGATTGAGCGGCTCATGAACCAGACGCTTGATGATCTTAGCGGCGGTGAACTCCAGAGAGTGGCAATAGCAGCATGTCTTTCCCGCACAGCAGACCTTTATCTCCTGGATGAACCTTCAGCGCATCTTGATGTTGAGCAGAGGGTACAGGCAACGAAAGTTATCAGGCGGTTTGCCGAGAATAATAAAGTGACGGCGATGGTCGTTGACCATGATATTTATATGATCGATATGTTAAGCGACAGGCTTCTTGTTTTTGAGGGTGAACCTATGAAAAGGGGCGAGGTTCACGGGCCTTTCGATATGCGCGAAGGCATGAACAGGTTCCTGAAGGGTATCGGGATAACGTTCAGGCGCGATGAAGAAACAAAGAGGCCAAGGGTCAATAAGCTTGATTCCCAGCTTGACAGGACGCAGAAAGCAGAGGGGGAGTATTATTATAGTGTGGAGAAATAG
- the argB gene encoding acetylglutamate kinase yields MMLKREDILIEALPYIREFHDSIMLIKMGGHAIVDPIIMEKIIQDIVLLKYVGIHPVIVHGGGPEITEKMERMGKKPEFVAGLRVTDDETLEIARMVLVGNVNSKIVSLISRHGGKGVGLSGSDGRLIVAKKLALQRVTVGGVEKDVDLGWVGETEVVNPELVMILAGKGYIPVISPIAMDEKGNDLNVNADTVAGDIASAIGAKKLISLTDVPGILRDQKDPGTRISRIAFDDIEALIADNIISGGMIPKIKSSAAALKGGVRQVHIIDGASPHSLLIELFTNEGIGTMIYRKE; encoded by the coding sequence TTGATGCTTAAACGAGAAGATATCCTTATAGAAGCCCTCCCCTATATCCGCGAGTTCCACGATTCAATCATGCTAATTAAGATGGGGGGGCATGCTATTGTTGATCCAATAATAATGGAAAAAATAATTCAAGATATTGTCCTCCTGAAATATGTAGGGATACACCCTGTAATAGTGCATGGCGGCGGGCCTGAGATCACCGAAAAAATGGAACGCATGGGAAAAAAACCTGAATTTGTGGCCGGGTTAAGGGTAACAGATGATGAAACCCTGGAGATCGCAAGGATGGTCCTTGTGGGAAATGTGAATAGCAAAATAGTCTCACTTATCAGCAGGCATGGAGGAAAAGGTGTAGGTCTCTCAGGCAGCGACGGAAGGCTTATTGTTGCAAAGAAGCTCGCTCTTCAGCGGGTAACAGTGGGCGGAGTGGAGAAAGATGTAGACCTGGGATGGGTTGGTGAAACAGAGGTCGTTAATCCTGAACTGGTTATGATACTTGCAGGAAAAGGATATATTCCTGTCATTTCACCTATTGCCATGGATGAAAAAGGAAATGACCTTAACGTGAATGCAGATACTGTTGCAGGAGATATTGCATCTGCTATCGGTGCAAAAAAACTTATTTCCCTCACAGATGTCCCGGGGATACTGCGCGACCAGAAAGATCCGGGAACACGCATTTCAAGAATAGCATTTGATGATATTGAAGCACTTATTGCTGATAATATCATAAGCGGTGGAATGATACCAAAGATAAAGTCAAGCGCTGCTGCGTTAAAAGGCGGAGTAAGGCAGGTACATATTATTGATGGTGCAAGTCCGCATTCCCTGCTCATTGAATTGTTCACAAATGAAGGAATAGGGACTATGATATACAGAAAAGAGTGA
- a CDS encoding putative toxin-antitoxin system toxin component, PIN family: MRLVIDTNIIISSLISNSIRRHILINSNIEFMAPEYTFTEILKHSDIIKKKSKLASKDMQYVMDMLFSRITIYPKDEYADCYVQAKDIMKDIDPDDAPFLALAMKTKVDGVWSEDKGFQKQNHIKIYTTKELLEFI, from the coding sequence ATGAGACTGGTAATAGATACCAATATTATAATATCCTCCCTCATATCCAACTCTATTCGACGTCATATTCTGATAAATTCAAATATTGAATTTATGGCGCCAGAATACACTTTCACTGAAATCTTAAAACATAGCGATATTATCAAAAAGAAGTCAAAACTTGCATCAAAGGATATGCAATATGTAATGGACATGCTATTTTCCCGAATCACCATTTATCCAAAAGACGAATATGCCGATTGCTATGTGCAGGCTAAAGATATCATGAAAGATATTGATCCTGATGATGCACCTTTTTTAGCACTTGCAATGAAAACCAAAGTTGATGGGGTATGGAGCGAGGATAAAGGATTTCAAAAACAAAATCATATAAAAATCTACACTACAAAAGAACTATTAGAGTTTATTTAA
- a CDS encoding heavy metal translocating P-type ATPase, protein MEDVSIKIKGMMCEHCEKTVSEAAKSVNGVTKASADYKKGLVLVSYDTSITDLESIKKTIIASGYEVIDEEEACPVPAPVKQAQASTLPLVKKEAKSGGIQKTTLKLTGMTCASCAQNIEKVLNKMDGVKKATVNFSVEKATIEYDPGKVNPAAFENAIKGIGYGVAKSEITLKIGLMHCASCALNIETALKKTNGITYVNVSFPLEQAKINYDPEIISIPKIIKAIESVGYTASEKVDKTEADREQRARESEIKRQKINFIIALVLAIPISLGDMGRNLGWGFVPEILKDDYLLFILATIVMLFPGRQFFEGTYRGLKHGVTDMNLLIATGTGAAYIISVAATFFDLGEAYKHTYYDTAALLIMFIVLGRYLEALTKGKTSEAIRKLMGLRAKTARIFVNGEEKEIPVENVRVNDIVIVRPGEKIPVDGIVLEGLTAIDESMLTGESIPVEKTVGSEVIGATMNKTGMIKFRATKVGADTALAQIIKLVEDAQTQKAPIQKLADTVAGHFILAVHVLALLTFFFWFFIGFEYFNVPATFGMGMTSPFLFSLLISITVLIISCPCAVGLATPTAIMVGTGKGAENGILIKGGEALERAQKLDTIVFDKTGTLTKGEPSLTDVIAIKGTEVEILKLAAIAEKGSEHPLGEAILKGAKERGIEIPDAESFKAIPGRGIEVKSGGKRVLVGTRKLMTENNMDIAPLNKRMEELETQGKTAMLVSSDNEIVGMIAVADTLKEHSKEAVNELHKMGFTVAMITGDNRRTADAIAKQVGIDVVLSEVLPEEKATQVKKLQAEGKKVAMVGDGINDAPALMQSDVGIAIGSGTDVAIESAQIVLIKSDVRDVAKAIRLSKLTLKKIKQNLFWAFFYNVVGIPIAAGILYPFTNPPFLLNPALAAAAMATSSVSVTMNTLLMKRIKLSR, encoded by the coding sequence TTGGAAGACGTTTCAATAAAAATCAAAGGCATGATGTGCGAGCACTGCGAAAAAACTGTCAGTGAAGCAGCAAAGAGTGTAAATGGGGTCACCAAAGCCTCAGCGGATTATAAAAAAGGACTGGTTCTGGTTTCGTATGATACTTCTATCACTGATCTTGAATCTATAAAAAAAACGATCATAGCATCAGGGTATGAAGTCATTGACGAAGAAGAAGCATGTCCTGTCCCTGCACCCGTTAAACAGGCACAGGCTTCCACTTTGCCATTAGTGAAAAAAGAAGCTAAATCCGGCGGGATACAAAAAACCACTTTGAAACTTACAGGAATGACATGCGCTTCATGCGCCCAGAATATCGAGAAAGTTCTTAATAAGATGGACGGGGTAAAAAAAGCAACAGTCAATTTCTCGGTTGAAAAAGCAACGATCGAATATGATCCGGGAAAGGTGAATCCGGCAGCTTTTGAAAACGCCATTAAAGGCATCGGGTACGGGGTTGCAAAGTCGGAGATTACGTTAAAAATAGGATTGATGCACTGCGCTTCATGCGCTCTTAATATAGAAACAGCCCTTAAGAAAACAAACGGTATAACCTATGTAAATGTGAGTTTTCCTCTTGAACAGGCAAAGATCAATTATGATCCCGAAATTATTTCAATCCCGAAAATAATAAAAGCCATTGAAAGTGTTGGTTATACAGCGTCTGAAAAAGTCGATAAGACAGAGGCTGACAGGGAGCAAAGAGCAAGAGAATCAGAGATAAAAAGACAGAAGATCAATTTCATAATCGCGCTCGTTCTTGCAATTCCGATTTCGCTTGGCGATATGGGGCGAAACCTTGGCTGGGGATTTGTTCCCGAAATACTGAAAGACGATTATCTGCTATTTATTCTTGCAACAATCGTAATGCTATTTCCAGGACGCCAGTTCTTTGAAGGAACATACAGAGGCTTAAAACATGGCGTCACGGACATGAACCTCCTGATCGCAACAGGGACGGGGGCTGCGTACATCATTAGCGTCGCAGCAACTTTCTTTGACCTTGGTGAAGCATACAAACATACTTATTACGATACTGCAGCACTTCTTATCATGTTCATCGTGCTGGGGCGGTATCTTGAGGCACTGACAAAAGGAAAAACATCAGAAGCAATAAGGAAGCTGATGGGTTTACGTGCAAAGACAGCCCGGATCTTTGTGAATGGTGAAGAAAAAGAGATCCCTGTAGAAAATGTCAGGGTCAATGATATTGTGATCGTTAGACCTGGAGAGAAAATACCCGTTGATGGAATAGTATTGGAGGGTCTTACTGCAATTGATGAATCAATGCTGACAGGGGAAAGCATACCTGTTGAAAAAACAGTAGGTTCGGAAGTTATCGGCGCCACCATGAACAAGACCGGGATGATAAAATTCAGGGCAACAAAAGTTGGAGCTGATACAGCACTTGCCCAGATAATCAAATTGGTAGAAGACGCCCAGACCCAGAAAGCACCGATCCAGAAACTCGCTGATACTGTTGCCGGGCATTTTATTCTTGCAGTCCATGTACTTGCGCTTCTGACGTTCTTTTTCTGGTTCTTTATCGGGTTTGAATATTTCAACGTCCCGGCCACATTCGGGATGGGAATGACCTCACCTTTTCTCTTCTCGTTATTGATCTCCATAACAGTCCTGATCATCTCATGCCCGTGCGCAGTGGGGCTTGCTACGCCTACCGCCATAATGGTAGGTACTGGAAAAGGGGCCGAGAACGGTATCCTGATAAAGGGCGGCGAGGCGCTTGAGCGTGCGCAGAAGCTTGATACTATTGTATTTGATAAAACAGGGACACTTACAAAAGGTGAGCCTTCACTTACCGATGTAATAGCCATTAAAGGGACTGAAGTTGAAATCCTGAAACTTGCTGCTATTGCGGAAAAAGGCTCAGAGCATCCGCTTGGTGAGGCTATATTGAAAGGCGCAAAAGAACGGGGTATTGAAATCCCTGATGCAGAGAGCTTCAAGGCAATCCCGGGAAGAGGAATAGAAGTAAAATCCGGTGGAAAGCGGGTACTTGTTGGCACACGCAAACTGATGACTGAGAATAATATGGATATTGCACCCCTGAATAAGAGGATGGAAGAACTCGAAACCCAGGGGAAAACTGCCATGCTTGTGTCATCTGATAATGAAATTGTGGGAATGATCGCTGTTGCGGATACCCTGAAGGAGCATTCAAAAGAAGCAGTGAATGAACTTCATAAGATGGGATTTACTGTGGCCATGATCACAGGAGATAACAGGCGTACTGCTGATGCGATCGCAAAACAGGTAGGTATCGACGTTGTATTATCAGAAGTGCTGCCAGAGGAAAAGGCAACACAGGTAAAAAAACTCCAGGCAGAAGGGAAAAAAGTGGCGATGGTCGGCGATGGTATTAACGATGCGCCAGCACTCATGCAGTCTGATGTTGGTATCGCTATCGGAAGCGGTACGGATGTTGCGATCGAGTCGGCTCAAATTGTCCTGATAAAGAGCGATGTGCGCGATGTGGCAAAGGCCATACGCCTTAGCAAACTTACATTGAAAAAGATAAAGCAGAACCTGTTCTGGGCTTTCTTCTATAACGTTGTAGGAATACCCATAGCAGCAGGAATTCTCTATCCATTCACGAATCCGCCGTTTTTGCTCAATCCCGCGCTTGCAGCAGCAGCAATGGCTACAAGCTCAGTTTCCGTGACAATGAACACACTTTTGATGAAACGGATAAAACTTTCGAGGTGA
- a CDS encoding CsbD family protein, whose amino-acid sequence MKSSTKDQVKGKARKIKGEIKETAGQLLDNPEMEAEGKAEKVVGKIQEKTGQVKKVFGK is encoded by the coding sequence ATGAAAAGCAGTACAAAAGATCAGGTCAAAGGAAAGGCTCGCAAAATAAAGGGTGAGATCAAGGAAACTGCAGGGCAACTCCTCGACAACCCCGAAATGGAAGCAGAAGGCAAAGCAGAAAAAGTAGTCGGCAAGATTCAGGAAAAGACCGGCCAGGTCAAGAAGGTCTTCGGGAAATAG